A segment of the Xenopus tropicalis strain Nigerian chromosome 6, UCB_Xtro_10.0, whole genome shotgun sequence genome:
AACCTGCCGCCGCCACGCTCTTCAtcccaacagaatttttaaacgtGCCCGATCGACATATGGCCGACTGCCAGCAGCTTTCATCAGTCCCTATATGGCCACCGTAGGGACCGTGGTGATCAAAAGCAAGATCATtctaaaacagatttcctttagGTACCAGATTATAATATTGATTCTAGATTCCTGATCATAATAAAAAGCTTTTACCCTGTGTGCAAGTAGAAATACATCCAACCAGTGCTTTTTGGCCTTGCATACagttatgggcttatttaccaatttttacatttgttaaatCGCATAAACTGGCATATCGAATGgccgcttatttattaataagaaaaacctcgttcaaagaaaaaaaaaaatcaaatatgtagaatttttcgagtttacaagcactaaaatatggtttgactttacctttgacaactcccattgacttctttagaaactagggatgcaccaaatccaggattcggtttggtatttggcctttgtgggcagggttcggtttcggccgaatcagcttttacatagcaaatttttacattcaagtgttcaggttttttgcacttactaaataccagacatttgagttttcgaaccataactcgaatttgagttttttaagcacaaaaaaactcctCAAATCgggggaaataattaaaaaaaaaaattgataaagccacctacttaaggtggccatacatgtagcaatttcagGCCTCAATTgtcggatatggaggtagaaacaatagaaattctacctccttctgccaattcagccctgaatgtagattttgcttgggtaccttcaatggcgcccgatcgaaATCTTTTTACCTGGCCGATCAACCAATAtttgcagccttttgcgatattggtcgcctcgtcgaGTCGCCATACACGTactgaatatcatacgaaacgaggtttcgtacgatattagtgcgtgtatggccagctttagagtgaagacacacagaggtactaggagcagctacttgttgtggctgctaaaatagacaatgctgatcatttactgataattgtctctccgtgtgttttagcagaggcaattctcagtattgtctatggcaaggtatatatctagagtttagtagccatgaaaaagtagctgctactagtaattcagtgtgtcttcacccttagagtaAGGACACAGCGATCAAAACAAAATCACTTACAAGACAAATCAATCGCTTACAGTCTAACTGATGTTTGAATCAAATAATGTGTTTAGATCCTTGTCCCcgtatgtaataataggcactaagattgcccaggagcagcaacccttggcaaccaataagacctgccgattggttgctattatttactgcacctgggcaaacttagtgcattttattacataatccaaTAAGTTGCCATAATTCCCCCTGGGCACATTTGGCCGTGCATACAACCAGTGGGGAATACATGCATTACAAGGCAATTTTCCATAAGAAATCTGTATTCAGTTCAGATTCTAGAAATAAATATGATCATTTTTGCCCTATGCACATATAGGTTTTATAATCGGGTTCTAAGTTCTAGGTGCCTTTATTGTAGCTCATTCTTGgtagaattttaattttttttggtccGTCTCTATGAACTTCTGGCATGCATAAAGGGCTATATCTCTGATTCTAACTAACTCGGGTAATAGAAATATTTCGACCCTGCCCTCAACTGGgcgtgcatgttttttttttccttttggattATTATTAATATAGTAAGGGAAAAACGTCTGTGCTTCTACACTACTGTGTCCAAATGGTAAAAGGGATTTTTTTGCCActtaaggtttttgttttttttttcttaacagtgTACTCTGCTAGGTAAGTGCCCACAGCTACTGGTGCTTTATAGACCTCTCTCCATTCTAGCTGTTACATATGCACATAGAGTAGCCTATCATGTTTTTCCCAACCAAGGCTGGTTGATTGACATGTCTGACCACATGATAGCTTGTAGCCTGTGCCTGGTATATTTATGGTttagctataatatatatatatatatatatttacttattatGGCCTCCACCAGACATTATTGGCCAATCAGGTAAGCTACATGTAACCTTTCCATGGATACCACTTGATCGTCAGGACTGTGGCTTTGCCATCTATACTGTTCTATACTGAACTGCTTAATAAATAATATAGCCGATGGATAGATGTCGTTCTACATGTCACTTACTGGAAGGACGCTGCTGTTACTTGGTAATTTGTAACCCAGGCCAGTAAATCCTGctcgctgattggctgctatgttaaaaaaaaaaaaaacgtaatcgTCTGATTGTTTACCTTGGCCCTCTACTTTAGCCAATTGGTAATGATTGAATTGCCTCCCAAGTATACTTGGCTGTATTACATTTATTAGGAACATACCTATTTTACAGCAGGATTCAGCACCAATACCCATATGGGTCCCCATATACCCACCAGTGCAGGTTCTTTTTGTTTCCTTTCTGTTATATGTTTGGCACCTCTGCGTAGCCTGTCCTGGATTTTCACAAATAACAACTGATCTCTTTTTgttgtctttttcttcttttttttttttatttgctttttttttttcttaccatatTTGTGAATTCAAAAAATGATTTCtccatatttctttttatttccttctctctttaatAGATGAGAACTTTATTCTGAAACATGATCGAGCGTTCCTGTTGTCTATGGCTAACCGAGGGAAAAACACAAACGGCTCACAGTTCTTTATGTAAGTTGTTTATGTagttgccctgggtaccccttgaactatagcagggtgactgttaccccaatgtttctatatatctgtaaccttgttatgagctaagggggcccagcctgaaggccagttagggggggatttggggtgagtgcttatttgtgccctgggtacccctggaactatagcagggtgactgttaccccaatgtttctatatatctgtaaccttgttatgggctaagggggcccagcctgaaggccagttaggggggatttggggtgagtgcttatttgtgccctgggtacccctggaactatagcagggtaactgttaccccaatgtttctatatatctgtaaccttgttatgggctaagggggcccagcctgaaggccagttagggggggatttggggtgagtgcttatttgtgccctgggtacccatggaactatagcggggtgactgttaccccagaaCACTGCTGGGAAAAATCTAGTGATGGAAAGGATGGCTATAAAACCTCCCTGACCAAACTCTCTGTATGCATTTGCCTCTTTCATTGggcaaatacaaaatatatggtTGGACTTTTTCAGGGGGCAAGTTGATATTTTATTCTGAACCCTTCAATGAAAATCTAGgccaataaataatgaatattcaTTTAGGGATATGTGATGTATTGGCTGCTTCCATTCATTTGTTTCATTGTCACTTTATTTATACCTTatttaataatttccttttctttctctggCCCTGTCACATGGAACAGAACCACAAAAGCAGCTCCACATCTGGATGGGTAAGTGCCATGATTTCCCCAAAATGTTAACAAAACAAACATACAAGTACCTTCCCCACAGTTCTACATAGCAGGTTCTTAGGGCTTGGTGTAGGGTACAGCTAGGGGGATCAGTCTATTGCCATTTACAGTCTTAAATATAACTGTATTATAactataatgtaatataaagggTCATTAAACAGAAAGCCCTATAGCTATGGGGGAAAACACATTTCTGACGTGCTTTTAATATTTTTCCAGTGTCCACGTGGTCTTTGGACTCGTGATTTCAGGGTTTGAAGTGATTGAGCAGATTGAAAGCTTGAAGACCGACGCTGCCAGCCGGCCCTACGCAGATGTTCGAGTCATTGACTGTGGGCTGCTTGTAAGCAAGGCAGCAAGGGAAGGTAAGTCACTGTGTGATAGGGGGACACATTTCCTTCCAAATGGACTGGTTTATAGTGTACTATTATATACCCGTACAAATGCTACAAGGTTATGTAGCCTGAGTGCAAATAACAGTGTGTGTTAAGCTGGCCAAATATATAAAGATctgcttggtgaggttgccaaacaaataGGTTTTTGCCCACGGGTCACCTCCCCCGAAGCTGCCGCCCTAAGCACCGGAACCTGCTGAAATTCTCCTTCATTGTTAATTCCTTAGAAAAAATAAAGAGAGCTGCGTCTCAATCAGAGGACTCCGACTCCAGTCTCAAATCCACGACACCCTCCTCTCCCTCGTCATCTTCAGAGTCCACCTCTTCCGAGAGCGAGGCTGAAATAGAGAGGCATCGAAGGAAAAAGAGGAAACGGAAAACCAAAGTTAAGCACTCAAAGCGGAGACGGAAGGAGTCCGGCAGAAAAGAGGAGGCCAGGGAGAAAAGCCCCTCGAGGGAGGAGCACAGGTGTGTCCACTGTGGTACATAAAGCTTTCTGTGGCCATTGCACCAACATTTAACAGCTCAGTACAGAGATTATACAACATTCCCACTCCCTAAGTGCTCTAATCGGGGCCCCGGCAAGGATTTATTTGGGTATTGCGGGCAACTGGGTGCCTGAGCCAGAATTTATGATCTTGCCCTATACAGTGGATGACTTGGCGCAAATATTCCAAATTGTATCGACTCCCCAGTTGTAGTCTCCCcgtatttctcctgttcagaagatcagaagcctcaggAAAAagaaatgctgagctctgtaaagaaagtttccataatgcctcgctcctgcaccgagaccaagaccggtgtacatgctcagttagtaagactatgaggaagcttcctgctgattggctaaaggtccccatatacgggcagatGCGTGCCAAGCAATGcgtgccaagcgagcggatcttcacccgatatccccacctatggatgggcgatatcggggagcgtttaggtaaaaaaaaaaaatttggatcgttttggccctggggcaaaacaatcaaattatattggtggcaatggggcagttggttcggggactgcatcaacgagctgatgcagttcccaaatccgactgaattttctaacctggccgatcgatatctggccaattttaggtcagatatcggtcgggcaggcccctcgtttctgcccctacacgggccgataagctgccgaatcggtccaagggactgatatcagcagctactatcgacccgtgtatggggacctttagatccacattcctaagaggggggagttcttagcattcttgagggaggggggagcaggagagagctgcgtgtctctggcacaggaaaacagacgacacatcctgtttcttttgacagaggactcagtgcagcttatggctgtattaaaataaacctttctgatacagcttactttgtttttacttttccttctcctttaacaccgaTCTTTATGTTTTAGTCCccagtctgttaaaaatcatccAACAGAAGATAAAGATCTGACTGCGAAGAGGGAGAAACCGGTTGTTCGCCCTGAGGAAATCCCGCCTGTGCCTGAGAATAGGTTTCTCCTGCGCAGAGATGCACCCGCGGCAAAGCCAGAGCCTGAACAGTAAGTCTGTCCGTCACTCATATGGTCAGGGTGGATGAAGAAAATCCCTGTATGGTGCCCCCTGGGGTTTAAGGTTTTAAGTGATTATAGTCACTaggggtgccttacttttggcAGTCTCTTAAATCATCTTTTCTGCTCCATCCTGGAGACTGGGAATATATGGAATGCAGAATGTCCCAGTTTGGGTGGAACCATCATATATCCTAACTTCATTTTTTGATAGATGTACCATTGACCTATTTCTTGATAATTATCTTTTAGGAAACCTGCTTCTGTGGAACCTGAAAAAAATGATCAGCAGAACGCACCACTCTCCAAATCTGGGAGGAGAATTCGGGGCCGTGGTACAATAGTAAGTTATGTGTTTCATTGTTAGCTggcttaaaatgtttattttggccTTTAAAATGTTATAGACTTACagttttctgctgaattgtgcttagtacaggggaatccctatgtgccatagttttatggtatctctctgtactggctatgagcagacttagggggctgttcctgctgaattgtgcttagtacaggggaatccctatgtgccatagttttatggtatctctctgtacaggctatgagcatacCTGAGGATTTGGCACAGCCATGAACGGTGATGTTTATGATCTTTTTCAGCTTGTCATGTTGCCAAtaaattttatggtatctctctgtactggctatgagcaaacttaggcggctgttcctgctgaattgtgcttagtacaggggactccctattctgccatagtgttatggtatctctctgtacaggctatgagcagacttagggggctgttcctgctgaattgtgcttagtacaggggaatccctatgctgccatagttttatggtatctctctgtacaggctatgagcaaacttagggggctgttcctgctgaattgtgcttagtacaggggaatccctatgctgccatagttttatggtatctctctgtacaggctatgagcaaacttagggggctgttcctgctgaattgtgcttagtacaggggaatccctatgctgccatagtgttatggtatctctctgtacaggctatgagcaaacttagggggctgttcctgctgaattgtgcttagtgcaggggaatccctatgctgccatagtgttatggtatctctctgtacaggctatgagcatacCTGAGGATTTGGCACAGCCATGAACGGTGATGTTTATGATCTTTTTCAGCTTGTCATGTTGCCAATAAAGGTTTATCTGGCCATAACCCAGGACAGCTGGTACACCCTCCTCTACTGCTTCTTTTAATATGATTATAACAAAATAGAACTGTTATGGGCAACATATGCAGGGCAGAAGTTTAGAGGACATAAAGGAAAAGGAAGTGACATATCCTTTAAATATTATCCACTTTTACTTTTCTTTAGCGGTACCATACACCTCCTCGATCCAAATCTCGTTCAGAATCCGAAGAGGAAGGAGAGAGCAGCGAAACACCTCCTCATTGGAAAGAGGAAATGCAGAGGCTACGAGCCTACAAACCTCCCTCTGGAGAGAAGTGGAGTAAAGGAGACAAGTAAGAGACATTGAATAGTGGCAGATATGTGTAGTATAATCTTTTTCTTCCACATTATCCTTAATTCATGCAAAGGGggtagtatacaggtataggaccctttatccagaatgctcgggaccaagggtattccggataaggggtctttccataatttggatcttcgtaccttaagtctactaagaaatcaataaaacattaattaaacccaatagaattatattacatccagtaaggattaattatatcttagttgggatcaagtacatgtactgttttattattacagagaaaagggaatcatttaaccattaaataaacccaatagggctattctgcccccaataaggggtaattatatcttagttgggatcaaatacaaagcacagttttatatttatagagaaaaaggacatcaattttaaaaatctgaattatttgattaaaatggagtctatgggagatgagctttctataattcagagctttctggatatcaggtttctggataacggatcccatacctgtacctggaggACACGTTGAAGAAAAGAGATTAACTTGTTCTCATATTCTTACTTTCAGACTCAATGACCGCCTTTCCGGTCAGTGGGATGAAGGAAGCGCATCACAGAGGTCAAGTTCCTGGTCACCTGATGGCTATCATTCTGATGGAAGTAGAGAAAGAGGTTCTCGCTCTAAAAATCGCAAGAAGGAGAAGAAATTGAAACATAAAAAGAAATCCAAAAAGCTAAAGCATTCAAAGAAGCGCAAGCCGTCAAAAAAAGACCAGTCCCGTGGGCCCAAAGAGGAAGTAGGAAGTAGGAAATCAAAATCTTCCCAGGAAAGAATAAAAAGATCTTTATCGGTGTCCTCTCAAGACTCTTCCAAAAGACACCGGTCTAGATCCGACAAAGACAATTATTCCTCTGGTCATTCCAGCAGAGGCGCTCTCTCTGATTCTAGATCCAGATCGAGATCTTATTCAAGAGAGAGTGTAAGATCTAGAACAGGTTCCAGATCCTCCTCCCGCTCTAGGAGTGACTCAAGGGGCAGGTCTCCGGGGAAAGCTAGGTCAAGACACAGGAGCAGATCAAGGTCCGGTTCAAATTCAGTGACTCGGACGTCCAGTTCCAAGCAATTTAAAACTACACCCCACAAAAACAGAGAACCGCCTTTAGCAGAGAGCAAACCAGTTCCTGTGGCCGAACAAGGGAAACCCACCATACATCAAACTGAGAAGACTGCGTCGTCTGCTGTAACTACGGAAAACATACCTGAGATTCCAATAAGTGACAGTCCGCCTCCTTCAAGATGGAAACCTGGACAGAAACCATGGAAACCATCTTATGAACGAATACAAGAAATAAAGGCCAAAGCATCAGACAAGTTGCCCTCACAAGGTAAACATACTGAAGGGGATACTAGCAACAACTCAGGCCGAAAGCGCCAGGCTAGCTCCGATAGTGACCGCAGTGATTACTCAAGCAGATCGAGCTATAGGCGAAAATCCAGGATACATTCTTCTCGGAGTCGGTCTTATAGCAGATCTTATTCCAGATCAAGAAGTCGTAGTAGCTCGAGTTCCGAGGCCAATTCTCGCAGTGACTCTTCGTATGACCGCTCCTCCTCCTATGATTTCAAAGACAGGCACCATTCTAGGAGGTCTGGCTTAAAGAAACGAAACCGTTCCAGAGGTAAAAATGGTCGCTCGGCGAGTAGGTCCAAAGGAATGAATTCTTCAAAAAGCATGGTGAGCAATTCTGATTCCGAAACATCCTCTGACACAGAGAAAGAAGATTATCAGAATATTGTGCTGGAAACCACCAAGGCTTTAGAAGACCTTAAAAATCATATTGGCATTAAAAGTACTCCGGAACAAAATGAGAATGATACTAGCGTAGATAAACTACAAGAGAAGGCTGAAAATGGCACTGATTCTGTACAGGCAGTATTACCAGAAAAATGTGACGAATTGAAAGAAAAATCCAGTGACATCAGTCAACTTTCCAAAGGGGACAGAAACGAGAGCAATTTAAGTGCAGACGAGCTTGCGTCTTCTGAGAAGGAGGAAGGGGAGGCCAGCTCTGAATCGGACACAGAGGCTGTTTCAAAGTCGGCCACACCTTCCGGTTCCAAGAACAGCCCTTCTGGAAATATTCCAGAAAAGCTCCCAAAATCTCCGTCGCCGGCGAGCCCAAGCCCCGACCGCAGTAAAAGTAAATCAAAGAAACATAAGCGGCGTTCCAGCAAAAAAAGGGCCAAGAAAAGCCATGGGAAAAAGAATAAGGAAAAGTCGAAGAAGAAAAAAGAGAAGAAACGCAAAGCTCAGAAGAAGAAGCCCATGTTCCACTGGCAGCCTCCTTTAGAGTTCGgtgatgaggaagaggaggaaatgGTGACGGAGAAACCCGATGCTACGAAAAATGGTGTCACTGAAAAACACAATCAGGTTCAAGACAAGACTTTGGACGACATCACTCAGTCCTCTAGAAAAAGTTCAAAAAGCAAACCTTTGCGGGTTAAGGAGGAAACTGCCAAGGAGCAAAGCAAAAGCCTCAATCTCGTAGAAAGTCAAGACAAAGGAGAGAAGAATGAAACAAACACCAAAAAACTTCAGAACTTGACCCTGAGTTTGGCCCAGTCTCCCACTAGCCGCAAAACTGGTAATGGTAGCCTCCCCTTATCACATGTTAAGGACGAATCAGATTCTTCTGCCAAAAAACAGAGTGGTGTTACAAGTGTTAATAGTGGGCAGAATGCTCCACTCTCAGTATTGGTGGCTTCTATCGCAGGAGAGAACTTGCAAGCCAAGGAAGAGAAGACTTTGGGGACTGCGCAGGAACCGGGTGAAGCAGCTGATACAGAAAAAGGCAACACTGGAAATCCTGAAGCAGCAGCCGTTGACAATAAATGGAAACCTGTTCAAGGACAGAGTATCCTGCAGATGATAAAACCTCCCTGTGTGCACCTGGTAACTCCGACAGAGCAGGAGAAGAAATCTCAGGGCCTGCGCATAGAGAtcaaaagtaaaaacaaagtcaGACCCGGGTCGCTTTTCGACGAAGTGAGAAAAACCGCCCGGCTTAACCAGCGCCCCAGGAATCAAGAAAGCTCCAGTGAAGAGCGGACTTCCAGCGAAGATGAGAAAAGCCGGTCGGCCAGCCAGACGAGATCCCGCAGTAAATCCAGGTCGGCGTCGAGTGACAGATCGAGATCTGCTTCGTACAGCAGGTCAAGGAGCCGTTCTCGATCCTACAGCTATTCGTCTAGGTAAGGACGATATGCACTTACATTCCGATAAATAGGGATATATTACTCATGGACGCTCTCTAGGCCAACACACAGGCCCAATGCATTCTGCTTACTGTTTTGACATTTTCTGTTGCAGGTCCAGGAGTTACACAAGAAGTCGAAGCCGGGGGAAGTATAGGCGGcaccgaacaaggagccgcagcAGATCTTACAGAAGCTACACGTAGGTGGAGGAAGCGATGCTTACTTTTCATATTTAGCACCATAAGTGTTCAAACCACCTTTAGACTGGGCTGGAAGGGGAGCGAACAAGCATTCTCCCCAAATTCCTCTCTTCATAGTTAGAAAATTCCCTTCCTCTGTATCTGCAATTAGTGTATTACAGTACTGATccttcctgcgaccattggttcaTCCTTCTTTCATTTCAAGAGcggaatcgtcagataggggtagaattctattgtttctacctgcatatctcaTGATTCAACACTaaacacgggcagattgtagctgccgatatcggtcccttggaccgattcggtagcttatctgcctgtgtaggggcagaaacgaggggcctggcagaccgatatctggcctgaaattggccagatatcgatcggccaggttagaaaattcagtcggaacCAACTGCCTCATTGCTGCCAAGGTGgaggatatcgggtaaagatccgctcgcttggcgatcttgccaagtgagcggatctcagcgtgtatagggaccttaaggTACAGCCAATGTTCTCAGACCTGCCCGATCAGCGAGACGACCAATTTCCAAGGCTATTGCCAATGTGTCACCTCATCAACCCACCATATATGCACAAGTATCGTCccaaaccttgtttcatacaatatcggtgtgtgtatgggcatTCTTAAAACTGGAAAGATGTCTGGGCAATCTCTATCTATTTAGGAAAGATGTCTGGGCAATCTCTATATATTTAGGCGTAGCTAAGTGAATAGTGCAGTAAATATGGCTGTTAGGGGATCGCTAAAGGTGCCTATACatgcgatgtcgccaagcgagtggatcttctcccgatatccccacctacgggtgggcgatattggggaaaatgtaggctaattcgatcgtttggccctggggcctaactgtcgaattataatggcggcaatggggaaatcggtttggggacagcatcaacgagccaatgcggtctccaatccgactgaatcttttaacctgcccaattgttatctgcccgatttcaggccagatatcggttggacatgcccctcgttcctgcccctacaggggccgataagctgctgaatcggtccaagggaccaatatcggcagctacaatcggcctgtgtatggccacctttagtttagatGGCTGAGGGGCCACCAAAGATAAAAGAAGTCTTATGAAGGGATTATGTCATTGATGATATTCTGTCCTGGGCATATAGagccaaaaggtggccatacacggtccaATAAAAGCTCTGCATAGGAATAGGAGGTAATGCGAGTCCGGCGGTATTGTTAGGATTATGGGTGATTGGCCAGTAATGCACTGTGTAAATTTCTCTTCTTATTAACACAGCCGATCGTACAGCAGAAGCCGCTCCAGAAGCTCCCATGATCGCCATAGAAGGTCAAGGTACGTATTAAGGGGCCAAATTAATTTATAAGTCTTTCTTAGAAAaggtttccatttttttattttgttggaaTTGACTGCCATCTTTTTCTCCTCGGCTTTCTGCAGTCGATCCCACACGTACGACAGTTACGACAGCAGAAGCCGGAGCAGAAGTCCCAACTACCACAGATCCCGAAGCTACGACCGGCGCTCCAGGTGCGTACGGTGCAGCGGAATTGGCGGTTCGCTTCAGTATTTTGCCATTGTGTCGTAGTAATCCCCCTGCCTTTGTTGTCCTTTGTTCTGCAGGAGTCGGAGATCGTACGGCTCGTACAGCGGCAGCGACCGGAGTCACAGTCGCCGAAGGCGCCATAGCGAAAGAAGCTAAAAGTCATGTGTTTTCCGTCTTGAATATCATACGCCCCTTGCCGGTACCCCTGGCTCATAGTCCTCCTATGTGGCGCCGTCCTTGTGCTCATTACTGGGCTCAGCTCGGAGGGGCCGGCTGCTTGGGAGACCTTTACCCTATGATCTGTGGGCAGTTTTGCCATGATAGGTCAGTTCAGTATGAGACTGAGGCTTGGATGGTAGGTAAATACCGTATCATGTGGTGCCCCTTGGGCAACCATAGTTTTTATGGCTGAGGACCTTCATCCCACAAGTAATGAGTTGGAAGTCCCTAAATGAATTGATTTGCCTAGCTGTAAATGGGCACTGTAGCTCTAGAAGAGCAATGTCCGGCAGAACTATAACCCCCAGATTCCTCAGGTATTGGGaggatgctggaagctgtagttctGGTAGTTGCTCCGTTCCGTCGCTTAGTGGTGGTTTCAGACCTGTGTAGCAATGTGTCATGGATCCCCCTTAGCTGGAgtagttgctgaactacaattcttAGAAGTGGGAGTAGTGGACACTGAGCTTCTACCCTGACAAATACACCCCGCAGCAATATATACTCTGCCCAACTGTATCTTGTGAATCCTGCTTCCTCAAGGGGGGAGAGCGTTGGATAACCAAGGGTAACATTGAAGGTAGGTCAGTAAGCTGTAGTCCTACTGCGGTGCCCATTATTTCTGCCCGACTGtattattccctccccccccccccccattatcagTACTAGTTGTTTAGAAATAAACTAAACCCAGTTTTGTGCCTGTTTCTCAGGTGTACAGATAAGGAAGAGTTCATTgttctgggggtgggggttgcTCTTCAATTTCTCCGAAGGACCAAGGATCTTATACAAATGAAATTACTCCTTTGGTTATATGTAATGGGGGTGGGGTTAAATGGAGGGAGCAGGGTACTGCCCCAGTTACCCAGTCCTGTTGGCTAAGCCGGAACTGGAGGTGCCAAACTACTAAGTACCGCCCTGTGATTTATTATATGGAATAATGCCCAGTGCTGTAGAGACCAGGTGGTTGGATTTGGGCTGAACTGTTACGATAAGCAGTGGGTCCGGTTTCTGACCCAGGCGTCACTTCTACAACATTACAACAAGGGTTCTTGCCTAGAAAatcatatacatatgtatatgtatgtatgtatgtatgtgtttttttttttctcatgcaaTGTGACAGTTACTGAGCCCTATCCCCGCTGTCTGATTGGTCAGCGTGGAACTCATGTTTTTTATTTTCGTTTGTTTGCATAACAAtgttaaaaactgtacaaaaaataTAAGCAAGACT
Coding sequences within it:
- the nktr gene encoding NK-tumor recognition protein isoform X2; this translates as MANRGKNTNGSQFFITTKAAPHLDGVHVVFGLVISGFEVIEQIESLKTDAASRPYADVRVIDCGLLVSKAAREEKIKRAASQSEDSDSSLKSTTPSSPSSSSESTSSESEAEIERHRRKKRKRKTKVKHSKRRRKESGRKEEAREKSPSREEHSPQSVKNHPTEDKDLTAKREKPVVRPEEIPPVPENRFLLRRDAPAAKPEPEQKPASVEPEKNDQQNAPLSKSGRRIRGRGTIRYHTPPRSKSRSESEEEGESSETPPHWKEEMQRLRAYKPPSGEKWSKGDKLNDRLSGQWDEGSASQRSSSWSPDGYHSDGSRERGSRSKNRKKEKKLKHKKKSKKLKHSKKRKPSKKDQSRGPKEEVGSRKSKSSQERIKRSLSVSSQDSSKRHRSRSDKDNYSSGHSSRGALSDSRSRSRSYSRESVRSRTGSRSSSRSRSDSRGRSPGKARSRHRSRSRSGSNSVTRTSSSKQFKTTPHKNREPPLAESKPVPVAEQGKPTIHQTEKTASSAVTTENIPEIPISDSPPPSRWKPGQKPWKPSYERIQEIKAKASDKLPSQGKHTEGDTSNNSGRKRQASSDSDRSDYSSRSSYRRKSRIHSSRSRSYSRSYSRSRSRSSSSSEANSRSDSSYDRSSSYDFKDRHHSRRSGLKKRNRSRGKNGRSASRSKGMNSSKSMVSNSDSETSSDTEKEDYQNIVLETTKALEDLKNHIGIKSTPEQNENDTSVDKLQEKAENGTDSVQAVLPEKCDELKEKSSDISQLSKGDRNESNLSADELASSEKEEGEASSESDTEAVSKSATPSGSKNSPSGNIPEKLPKSPSPASPSPDRSKSKSKKHKRRSSKKRAKKSHGKKNKEKSKKKKEKKRKAQKKKPMFHWQPPLEFGDEEEEEMVTEKPDATKNGVTEKHNQVQDKTLDDITQSSRKSSKSKPLRVKEETAKEQSKSLNLVESQDKGEKNETNTKKLQNLTLSLAQSPTSRKTGNGSLPLSHVKDESDSSAKKQSGVTSVNSGQNAPLSVLVASIAGENLQAKEEKTLGTAQEPGEAADTEKGNTGNPEAAAVDNKWKPVQGQSILQMIKPPCVHLVTPTEQEKKSQGLRIEIKSKNKVRPGSLFDEVRKTARLNQRPRNQESSSEERTSSEDEKSRSASQTRSRSKSRSASSDRSRSASYSRSRSRSRSYSYSSRSRSYTRSRSRGKYRRHRTRSRSRSYRSYTRSYSRSRSRSSHDRHRRSSRSHTYDSYDSRSRSRSPNYHRSRSYDRRSRSRRSYGSYSGSDRSHSRRRRHSERS